A genome region from Aestuariivirga litoralis includes the following:
- the fliP gene encoding flagellar type III secretion system pore protein FliP (The bacterial flagellar biogenesis protein FliP forms a type III secretion system (T3SS)-type pore required for flagellar assembly.) encodes MKRLFAFGFFLALQAGLALAQTAPAPAPDGGQFVSGLEGLASGRIVQYIILFSVLSLAPSIVVMVTSFTRIIVALSFLRSGLGLQTTPANVVLVSLALFLTSFIMAPTLNKAWTDGIKPLTDGKITEQQAFDNTVGPFKDFMLKNVREKELALFQGLASQNEFGPEPQASDLRILVPAFMLSELRRGFEIGFLIVLPFLIIDLAVATITMSMGMMMLPPTVLSLPFKILFFVLIDGWTLLAGSLVRSFH; translated from the coding sequence ATGAAACGCCTATTCGCTTTTGGATTTTTTCTGGCGCTTCAGGCCGGATTGGCGTTGGCCCAGACGGCACCTGCGCCCGCACCTGATGGCGGCCAGTTTGTAAGCGGTTTGGAAGGCCTGGCCTCCGGACGCATCGTACAATATATCATTCTGTTCTCGGTGCTCTCATTGGCGCCCAGCATCGTGGTGATGGTGACCAGCTTCACCCGCATCATCGTGGCATTGTCTTTCCTGCGCAGCGGCCTTGGCCTTCAGACAACGCCAGCCAACGTCGTGCTGGTGTCACTCGCGCTGTTTCTGACCAGCTTCATCATGGCGCCGACGCTTAACAAAGCGTGGACGGATGGCATCAAGCCATTGACCGACGGCAAAATCACCGAGCAGCAGGCCTTTGATAACACGGTTGGCCCGTTCAAGGATTTCATGCTGAAAAATGTGCGCGAGAAGGAGCTGGCCTTGTTCCAGGGTCTGGCCTCGCAGAATGAATTCGGCCCCGAACCGCAGGCAAGCGACCTGCGCATCCTGGTGCCGGCCTTCATGCTTTCTGAATTGCGCCGTGGCTTTGAGATCGGTTTTCTGATCGTCCTGCCGTTCCTGATCATTGACCTTGCGGTGGCCACGATCACCATGTCGATGGGCATGATGATGCTGCCGCCGACGGTTTTATCGCTTCCCTTTAAGATTTTGTTTTTCGTATTAATTGACGGTTGGACACTTCTGGCGGGTAGTTTAGTTCGTTCATTTCATTAG
- a CDS encoding flagellar basal body-associated FliL family protein produces MADSEKKGGLMQLVVPLLVVGLAGVGTGFGVSKFMAKPKVEPAATDASATADAGGHKTESKEKPAGEKKAEGDHKSDKSESDAVHSAGLLVDQQKAMVVDMKDTTFAPMAPVIANLTSPPNSWIRIEGAIAVKRGGHDKPEEIVNLVAPKILDYLKTLSIEQVQGADNLAFLNMDLNEIVRESSEGQARAILVTGFVVE; encoded by the coding sequence ATGGCGGATTCCGAGAAAAAGGGCGGGCTGATGCAATTGGTCGTGCCCCTGCTAGTCGTGGGACTGGCAGGCGTTGGCACGGGCTTTGGTGTTTCCAAATTTATGGCCAAGCCCAAGGTAGAACCGGCCGCCACCGACGCATCGGCAACGGCCGATGCCGGCGGCCACAAAACCGAATCCAAAGAAAAACCTGCTGGCGAAAAAAAGGCCGAGGGCGACCACAAATCGGATAAGTCCGAAAGTGATGCGGTTCATTCCGCAGGTCTTTTAGTGGATCAGCAGAAGGCGATGGTTGTCGATATGAAAGACACCACCTTTGCGCCCATGGCGCCGGTGATTGCCAATCTGACATCGCCTCCCAACAGCTGGATCCGCATTGAGGGGGCGATTGCCGTCAAGCGTGGCGGCCATGACAAGCCAGAAGAAATCGTCAATCTGGTGGCACCGAAGATTCTCGATTACCTGAAAACATTGAGCATCGAACAGGTGCAGGGCGCTGACAATCTTGCCTTTTTGAACATGGATCTGAATGAGATCGTGCGGGAATCAAGCGAAGGCCAGGCGCGCGCCATTTTGGTCACGGGATTTGTAGTGGAATGA
- a CDS encoding flagellar basal body L-ring protein FlgH, translating to MKSGQFVSLVFIGLALSGCTGLSNKLMMGGPELSPVGSGLSDNIQTDAVTQATSPDVDPKKSWQGGPADYFRDARARQVGDLVTIKVAMNDNANFNSTSGGQRKAAYTGSATADTPIPLLSGTGSLSSSMSASSSGQGSVTRSEKLNVAVAAMVRRVLPNGSLYVEGSQETLVNFEKRVVRVSGIVDPRNISADNTIDSDKIAEARIAYGGSGSSNDQQKPRWGLQLWDKITPF from the coding sequence GTGAAGTCTGGTCAATTCGTAAGTCTGGTTTTTATTGGCCTCGCCCTTTCGGGTTGCACAGGCCTGAGCAACAAGCTGATGATGGGCGGGCCGGAACTTTCACCGGTGGGCAGCGGCCTTTCCGATAACATCCAGACCGATGCCGTAACCCAGGCGACGTCGCCGGACGTCGACCCGAAGAAGAGTTGGCAGGGCGGGCCTGCTGATTATTTCCGCGATGCGCGCGCCAGACAGGTGGGTGATCTCGTGACCATCAAAGTCGCAATGAATGACAACGCGAATTTCAACTCCACCTCGGGCGGACAGCGTAAGGCGGCCTATACAGGCTCGGCTACTGCCGACACCCCCATTCCGCTCCTGAGTGGCACGGGCTCGTTGAGCAGCTCGATGAGCGCGTCTTCCAGCGGCCAGGGCAGCGTGACGCGTTCGGAAAAGTTGAATGTTGCGGTGGCGGCAATGGTGCGTCGCGTGTTGCCCAACGGCTCGCTCTATGTCGAGGGATCTCAAGAAACACTCGTCAACTTTGAAAAGCGCGTGGTGCGCGTATCTGGGATTGTAGACCCGCGTAATATTTCAGCTGATAACACCATCGATTCCGACAAGATCGCTGAAGCGCGTATCGCTTACGGCGGCAGCGGCAGCTCCAACGACCAGCAGAAGCCGCGCTGGGGCCTGCAACTTTGGGACAAGATTACTCCGTTCTAA
- a CDS encoding MotE family protein, with amino-acid sequence MTVRGTYIGALGLSALLAFGATSNLHAEGHGGEKPKAKPEAETEQPVLPTFETPPQTLAKDYCDAFARNAQQARNDRERAELQAMQGDISSKLQELSDKTAALQEWVKQRNAILDNATDAVLKIYQAMDPAAAASELSKLDPMMASAILRKLNAKKTSAILVEMDPKHAATLVSIMTADSKLLQDGKS; translated from the coding sequence ATGACAGTGCGCGGCACATATATTGGTGCTCTGGGCCTTTCAGCCCTTCTTGCATTTGGTGCGACATCGAATCTTCATGCCGAAGGGCACGGCGGAGAAAAGCCAAAGGCAAAGCCCGAGGCCGAGACGGAACAGCCTGTTCTTCCGACATTTGAAACGCCGCCGCAAACCCTGGCCAAGGATTATTGCGATGCTTTCGCGCGCAATGCACAGCAGGCCCGCAACGACCGCGAACGTGCAGAGCTGCAAGCGATGCAAGGTGATATTTCTTCCAAGCTGCAGGAACTGAGCGACAAGACGGCGGCACTTCAGGAATGGGTGAAGCAACGCAATGCCATTCTGGATAATGCAACGGATGCCGTTTTGAAGATCTATCAGGCAATGGATCCGGCGGCGGCGGCGAGCGAGCTTTCCAAGCTCGACCCGATGATGGCATCGGCCATCCTGCGCAAACTCAATGCCAAGAAGACCAGCGCCATCCTGGTTGAAATGGACCCCAAACACGCCGCGACACTGGTTTCCATCATGACGGCGGATTCAAAACTCTTGCAGGACGGAAAATCGTGA
- a CDS encoding flagellar basal body P-ring protein FlgI — protein MKALRWLVTVGLVLLGGQAFAESRIKDVTTVQGMRDNQLVGYGLVIGLAGTGDSLKSEPFTGISMQSMLNKLGVKVEPGSVGSKNVAAVVVTATLPPFIAEGSRIDVSVSSLGDSTSLNGGVLVMTPLVAANGDVYAVGQGPVAAGGFSAGGAATTVTQGVPTTGRIPNGAIVEKDNTTDINALNNFALQLTNPDFRTATLIEQAINNYATKRYGQAIAKTHDFRSVDIVRPESVTASQMFSELGQLTVTPETSARIVIDEKNGTIVMGESVRLSPVAVSHGSIVIKVTEQPIVSQPNPLSNGETKIVPSTDVAIDQSGSNLAVLQGPTLERLVMGLNRMGLKPTDMIAILQSIKAAGALQADLIIQ, from the coding sequence ATGAAAGCGCTGCGCTGGCTCGTCACTGTTGGCCTGGTACTCCTGGGCGGTCAGGCTTTCGCAGAAAGCCGGATCAAGGACGTGACGACCGTGCAGGGTATGCGCGACAACCAGCTGGTGGGTTATGGCTTGGTGATCGGCCTGGCCGGCACTGGCGACAGTTTGAAATCAGAACCCTTCACCGGTATTTCCATGCAGTCCATGCTGAACAAGCTGGGCGTGAAGGTGGAACCGGGCTCCGTTGGTTCAAAGAATGTGGCAGCCGTGGTGGTGACGGCAACTTTGCCACCCTTCATCGCGGAAGGCAGCCGCATTGATGTCAGCGTTTCATCGCTGGGTGATTCAACCTCACTCAATGGCGGCGTGCTGGTGATGACGCCTTTGGTGGCGGCCAATGGTGATGTGTATGCCGTGGGCCAGGGGCCCGTCGCAGCAGGTGGCTTTTCGGCCGGCGGTGCGGCCACGACGGTAACGCAGGGCGTGCCCACTACGGGCCGCATTCCCAACGGTGCGATTGTCGAGAAGGACAACACCACCGACATCAATGCGCTGAATAATTTTGCCTTGCAGCTGACCAATCCTGATTTCAGGACGGCGACGCTGATCGAGCAGGCGATCAACAATTACGCCACCAAGCGCTATGGTCAGGCCATTGCCAAGACGCATGATTTCCGTTCGGTAGACATTGTCCGTCCCGAGTCAGTGACTGCTTCGCAGATGTTCTCCGAACTTGGACAATTGACGGTAACGCCTGAAACTTCGGCGCGCATTGTGATTGACGAGAAGAACGGCACGATCGTGATGGGTGAAAGTGTTCGCCTTTCACCAGTTGCGGTTTCGCATGGCAGCATCGTGATCAAGGTGACGGAGCAGCCGATCGTTTCGCAGCCCAATCCGTTGTCGAATGGCGAGACCAAGATTGTGCCATCGACGGATGTGGCAATTGACCAGTCTGGTTCAAATCTTGCCGTGTTGCAGGGCCCCACATTGGAGCGCCTGGTGATGGGCCTCAACCGCATGGGCCTGAAGCCAACGGATATGATTGCCATCCTGCAGTCGATCAAGGCCGCCGGTGCCTTGCAGGCGGATCTGATCATCCAATGA
- the flgA gene encoding flagellar basal body P-ring formation chaperone FlgA has product MLRKLAYSSMAAILVLAAVPAQAEILSMPVPAHVVQAGQELSEGDFYVKDFEVNAVGKANFATDMGQVARMMTTKVLAPGRPIPLSVLATPPAVRKGKTTVVHFVTDGIDIQGTLMPMQDGSIGELIPARNSGSGVTVNALVMADGTLSVSEK; this is encoded by the coding sequence ATGTTGCGGAAACTCGCCTATAGCAGCATGGCTGCGATCCTGGTTCTGGCGGCCGTGCCGGCTCAGGCAGAGATTTTGTCTATGCCAGTTCCGGCCCATGTTGTTCAGGCGGGGCAGGAATTGAGTGAAGGCGATTTCTACGTCAAGGACTTTGAAGTCAATGCGGTGGGCAAAGCCAACTTTGCCACCGACATGGGCCAAGTGGCCCGTATGATGACGACGAAGGTTTTGGCGCCCGGAAGGCCTATTCCGTTGAGCGTGCTTGCCACGCCTCCCGCCGTGCGCAAGGGCAAGACAACCGTCGTGCATTTTGTGACCGACGGCATCGACATCCAGGGCACGCTGATGCCGATGCAGGATGGTTCCATCGGTGAGCTGATCCCTGCGCGCAATTCCGGCAGCGGCGTCACAGTAAATGCGCTGGTGATGGCGGATGGTACCTTGAGCGTTTCAGAAAAATGA
- the flgG gene encoding flagellar basal-body rod protein FlgG, protein MRVLSIAATGMAAQQTNVEVIANNIANANTTGFKRSRAEFTDLLYQMEKNNSVPSASGDNLIPEGAELGLGVKLSSIRSINIQGPIVNTNNQLDLAINGGGWFQVQGAGGQTLYTRAGTLNTDANGQIVNSDGLAVMPNITVPAETTSITINKTGEVFARIGNSETQQSLGQIQLANFINPAGLHALGGNMFAVTEASGPATVGNPGDPSYGVIEQGYLEQSNVDPVQEITDLISAQRVYELNSKVISAADDMSGVITKGLR, encoded by the coding sequence ATGCGCGTTCTTTCGATTGCCGCTACCGGCATGGCTGCCCAACAGACCAATGTTGAAGTCATCGCCAACAATATCGCCAATGCCAACACGACGGGCTTCAAACGCTCGCGCGCTGAATTCACTGATCTTCTCTATCAGATGGAGAAGAACAATTCGGTGCCTTCCGCTTCAGGCGACAACCTCATTCCGGAAGGTGCTGAGCTTGGTCTGGGCGTCAAGCTCTCGTCGATCCGATCGATCAATATTCAGGGCCCGATCGTCAACACCAACAACCAGCTTGATCTGGCCATCAATGGCGGCGGCTGGTTCCAGGTGCAGGGCGCTGGCGGGCAAACGCTTTATACGCGCGCTGGTACCTTGAACACCGATGCCAATGGCCAGATCGTGAATAGCGATGGGCTGGCGGTGATGCCGAACATTACCGTGCCGGCGGAAACGACGTCGATCACCATCAACAAGACGGGCGAAGTGTTTGCCCGCATTGGCAACAGCGAAACCCAGCAGAGCCTGGGGCAAATCCAATTGGCAAACTTCATCAATCCAGCAGGTCTTCATGCTTTGGGTGGCAACATGTTTGCCGTTACTGAAGCTTCAGGTCCTGCCACTGTGGGTAACCCCGGTGATCCATCTTATGGCGTGATTGAGCAGGGCTATCTTGAACAATCGAACGTGGACCCAGTGCAGGAAATCACTGACCTGATTTCCGCACAGCGCGTTTATGAATTGAACTCAAAAGTGATTTCGGCTGCTGACGACATGTCGGGCGTCATTACCAAGGGTCTTCGCTAA